A single Mangifera indica cultivar Alphonso chromosome 20, CATAS_Mindica_2.1, whole genome shotgun sequence DNA region contains:
- the LOC123203912 gene encoding metal tolerance protein 1-like isoform X1: MLKMEVQNSEHPHIIEVSGDVPTVERRLAGSKFCGTAPCGFSDAETNSKDAKERSVSMRKLLIAVVLCIIFMSVEVVGGVKANSLAILTDAAHLLSDVAAFAISLFSLWASGWEANPRQSYGFFRIEILGALVSIQLIWLLTGILVYEAIARLIHDAGEVQGFLMFVVSTFGLVVNIAMAILLGHDHGHGHGHGHNHSYGHGHGHGHGNHDHEDGHSNHDHEDGHSNHYHGHGGDDHHIEDHDHSCEVHKETLDIGLVGTHHRHVESEHTKPLISTGNSEDEKKLKGVPTQKKQRNINVQGAYLHVLGDSIQSIGVMIGGAIIWYKPHWKIVDLICTLIFSAVVLGTTIRMLQNILEVLMESTPREIDATRLEKGLCEMDEVVAIHELHIWAITVGKVLLACHVKIKPDADADMVLDKVIEYIRREYNISHVTIQIERR, from the exons ATGTTGAAG ATGGAAGTGCAAAATTCTGAACATCCTCATATAATTGAGGTATCTGGAGATGTGCCAACTGTCGAACGACGCCTGGCTGGAAGTAAGTTTTGTGGGACAGCACCGTGTGGATTTTCAGATGCTGAAACCAATTCTAAAGATGCAAAGGAGCGTTCTGTATCCATGCGGAAACTTTTGATAGCAGTTGTGCTTTGCATCATCTTTATGAGTGTAGAAGTTGTTGGAGGTGTTAAAGCCAACAGTCTTGCTATATTGACTGATGCAGCTCATCTCTTGTCAGATGTTGCAGCATTTGCCATTTCCCTGTTCTCACTCTGGGCATCAGGTTGGGAGGCAAATCCACGTCAGTCTTATGGTTTCTTCAGAATTGAGATACTCGGTGCTCTggtttcaattcaattgataTGGCTTCTTACTGGGATCCTTGTATACGAAGCTATTGCTAGACTAATTCATGATGCTGGTGAAGTTCAGGGATTTCTTATGTTTGTTGTTTCTACGTTTGGTTTAGTTGTTAATATAGCCATGGCAATCTTGTTGGGCCACGATCATGGACATGGCCATGGCCATGGTCACAATCACAGCTATGGTCATGGGCATGGACATGGACATGGTAATCATGATCATGAAGATGGACATAGTAATCATGATCATGAAGATGGACATAGTAATCATTATCACGGACATGGTGGAGATGATCATCATATTGAGGATCATGACCATTCATGTGAAGTTCATAAGGAGACACTTGACATTGGACTAGTAGGCACACATCATCGTCATGTTGAATCAGAGCACACCAAGCCTCTGATCAGCACTGGTAATTCCGAAGATGAGAAGAAACTGAAGGGTGTACCAACACAGAAGAAGCAACGGAACATCAATGTACAGGGGGCTTACCTTCATGTACTTGGGGATTCCATCCAGAGTATTGGTGTAATGATTGGTGGGGCAATTATATGGTACAAGCCCCACTGGAAGATTGTTGATTTGATATGCACCCTCATATTCTCAGCAGTTGTGTTGGGCACAACAATCAGAATGCTACAAAACATTCTGGAGGTTCTTATGGAGAGCACGCCTAGAGAGATTGATGCGACTCGACTTGAGAAGGGGTTGTGTGAGATGGATGAGGTTGTTGCCATCCACGAATTGCACATTTGGGCCATAACAGTTGGGAAGGTGTTGCTGGCTTGCCATGTCAAAATAAAGCCTGATGCTGATGCTGACATGGTTCTGGACAAGGTTATTGAGTATATTAGGCGAGAATACAATATCAGCCATGTAACTATTCAGATAGAGCGTCGGTAG
- the LOC123203912 gene encoding metal tolerance protein 1-like isoform X2, protein MEVQNSEHPHIIEVSGDVPTVERRLAGSKFCGTAPCGFSDAETNSKDAKERSVSMRKLLIAVVLCIIFMSVEVVGGVKANSLAILTDAAHLLSDVAAFAISLFSLWASGWEANPRQSYGFFRIEILGALVSIQLIWLLTGILVYEAIARLIHDAGEVQGFLMFVVSTFGLVVNIAMAILLGHDHGHGHGHGHNHSYGHGHGHGHGNHDHEDGHSNHDHEDGHSNHYHGHGGDDHHIEDHDHSCEVHKETLDIGLVGTHHRHVESEHTKPLISTGNSEDEKKLKGVPTQKKQRNINVQGAYLHVLGDSIQSIGVMIGGAIIWYKPHWKIVDLICTLIFSAVVLGTTIRMLQNILEVLMESTPREIDATRLEKGLCEMDEVVAIHELHIWAITVGKVLLACHVKIKPDADADMVLDKVIEYIRREYNISHVTIQIERR, encoded by the coding sequence ATGGAAGTGCAAAATTCTGAACATCCTCATATAATTGAGGTATCTGGAGATGTGCCAACTGTCGAACGACGCCTGGCTGGAAGTAAGTTTTGTGGGACAGCACCGTGTGGATTTTCAGATGCTGAAACCAATTCTAAAGATGCAAAGGAGCGTTCTGTATCCATGCGGAAACTTTTGATAGCAGTTGTGCTTTGCATCATCTTTATGAGTGTAGAAGTTGTTGGAGGTGTTAAAGCCAACAGTCTTGCTATATTGACTGATGCAGCTCATCTCTTGTCAGATGTTGCAGCATTTGCCATTTCCCTGTTCTCACTCTGGGCATCAGGTTGGGAGGCAAATCCACGTCAGTCTTATGGTTTCTTCAGAATTGAGATACTCGGTGCTCTggtttcaattcaattgataTGGCTTCTTACTGGGATCCTTGTATACGAAGCTATTGCTAGACTAATTCATGATGCTGGTGAAGTTCAGGGATTTCTTATGTTTGTTGTTTCTACGTTTGGTTTAGTTGTTAATATAGCCATGGCAATCTTGTTGGGCCACGATCATGGACATGGCCATGGCCATGGTCACAATCACAGCTATGGTCATGGGCATGGACATGGACATGGTAATCATGATCATGAAGATGGACATAGTAATCATGATCATGAAGATGGACATAGTAATCATTATCACGGACATGGTGGAGATGATCATCATATTGAGGATCATGACCATTCATGTGAAGTTCATAAGGAGACACTTGACATTGGACTAGTAGGCACACATCATCGTCATGTTGAATCAGAGCACACCAAGCCTCTGATCAGCACTGGTAATTCCGAAGATGAGAAGAAACTGAAGGGTGTACCAACACAGAAGAAGCAACGGAACATCAATGTACAGGGGGCTTACCTTCATGTACTTGGGGATTCCATCCAGAGTATTGGTGTAATGATTGGTGGGGCAATTATATGGTACAAGCCCCACTGGAAGATTGTTGATTTGATATGCACCCTCATATTCTCAGCAGTTGTGTTGGGCACAACAATCAGAATGCTACAAAACATTCTGGAGGTTCTTATGGAGAGCACGCCTAGAGAGATTGATGCGACTCGACTTGAGAAGGGGTTGTGTGAGATGGATGAGGTTGTTGCCATCCACGAATTGCACATTTGGGCCATAACAGTTGGGAAGGTGTTGCTGGCTTGCCATGTCAAAATAAAGCCTGATGCTGATGCTGACATGGTTCTGGACAAGGTTATTGAGTATATTAGGCGAGAATACAATATCAGCCATGTAACTATTCAGATAGAGCGTCGGTAG